A window of Luteolibacter flavescens contains these coding sequences:
- a CDS encoding Ig-like domain-containing protein: MISRCHENGRAAGKLLAGACACLSLLSFLIPSPAAADGPGLGNVTFAPEELLSTVARFEKSTGAPHGHGFVSMHKGYLVVPFSLDGGGGFDESGFAFYDVSDPRAVRLTFTTQDHPDYATGSPNDPGQIGEPHGYSFTRFGGRDYVCVTQNIRRPDSSGLQVWDFTEMDVPAPTRVSRMPLPGLNGGDYAARAWWVFWQGGRYAYVAGTSAGLYVVDLSDPASPVLVSRRTTSELGFANHATNVVFAVGNLLVVTGSQPASADAKTGIATFDISDPANPVLLDHVSEPAGYSSMLNGHRIYTTRSSPDVWNISDPTNITLEGEIPNSASKGGYGVVQDNFFLYGASNRYRKIDVGAPPFTPVQTHAPSGFGQPDWDFAMPLGNLVFMGNDHSGSALIVHQTEPDTTGPVVNMVNPAPDSLNRAVTSRVGLTFTDAIDLRTVDSTTVVIRPVGGQPLTGRYSHQTGIVNFWPDEPLEPDTAYQIHLPAGGVKDWAGNGLATEHTSLFSTGTSLAAILVTASASGPATTGEAVNFTATAEGQGTMEYSWDFGDGTPATAYSSDPAATHTYDAPGHYAVTVQATNGTMTRGRSLVQTVHRPLMPTAPVASSTILHLPDTGQVWCVNPDADTVTAIDASTFAKLHETPVGRHPRTLARAPDGDLWVVNQEDATISVLATDGTARREIALPRASRPYGIAFSPDGSAAWVTTEGTGELLKLHPATGEVLATIMPGGPLRGIAIGGDPARIFVTRFLSSDAGGEVHEIDPATIAVVRTIPLAPDAGPDTEASGRGIPNYLSAAAISPDGHSLWLPSKKDNIARGLARDGQPLTFESTVRTIVSRIDLATNAEIPNGRIDFNDRDMAQATAFSPRGDFAFIALQGSNSVDVIDAYSGDLVSAIETVGRAPQGLAIDPAGGKLYVQNFMDRTIAVHDVSALTSSSANAAPRLAIVPTVANEPQAPDVLLGKRIFYDATDRRMNHDGYISCASCHLDGGHDARTWDFTDRGEGLRNTTTLHGRAGLGHGRVHWTANFDEIQDFEHDIRDAFGGSGFLTDEQFSTGTVSQPLGDPKAGLSADLDALAAYVSSLTTIHPSPHRSHDGSLTAEAVTGKKHFDQLGCYACHGGSSFTDSAGGLLHAVGAAGSRDTPTLKGLWETPPYLHDGSAATLADVFMNGEVHGAAQQLSPAQRDELAAYLLQLGDEDSTHDFGPLVRLTEPVNGALYAVGAPVTLAVHVTDFLGPVASVEYLHGMQVLDGANSPPFTGTSGDLAAGDHSFHARIRFASGLTTVTGLVTVRARAHTPLPTVRVNFQPASAPIPEGYLVDSGEVFGDRGNGWSYGWNAPTTATRDRNSSASPDQRYDTLNHLQNSGNPDAVWEIELPNGGYRVHIVSGDAIGTSGNFFTKAEEVLVVNGVATSAHRWVEGTQDVALADGRLTVRSAPGAAGNKICFIDIEPLGPSTAGTAVSLAALAPATAEGADDPATIRISRAGKLTEDLAVRLGMSGTAQAGMDFAALPDVVTIPAGAAHLDLPVTAVADPVAEGEESVTLSLLDDPGYVAGESTTATVMISDPPFDAWRFASFRALERADPLVSGFESVPFPGGIANGLAYALGLDPAAATPAMLPRPRSHDGRFALSFKRPAGLPGVSYQVESSTTLAPPWQSVPPEDWIIQPHEDGTETIIVRDPLLPGESPGLFLRLKVTPE; the protein is encoded by the coding sequence GTGATCTCCAGATGCCATGAGAATGGCAGGGCCGCCGGCAAATTGCTGGCGGGTGCCTGTGCCTGCCTGTCGCTGCTTTCGTTCCTGATCCCGAGCCCCGCCGCGGCGGATGGCCCGGGCTTGGGAAATGTCACCTTTGCGCCGGAGGAGCTGCTGTCCACCGTGGCGCGCTTTGAGAAGAGCACCGGCGCGCCGCATGGCCACGGCTTTGTCTCGATGCACAAGGGCTATCTGGTGGTGCCCTTCTCGCTGGATGGCGGTGGCGGATTCGACGAAAGCGGATTCGCCTTCTACGATGTGTCGGACCCGCGGGCGGTGCGGCTGACCTTCACCACGCAGGATCACCCGGACTATGCCACGGGCAGCCCGAATGACCCGGGCCAGATCGGCGAGCCGCACGGCTACTCCTTCACGCGCTTCGGAGGGCGGGACTATGTGTGCGTCACGCAGAATATCCGCAGGCCCGACTCCTCCGGGCTGCAGGTGTGGGACTTCACGGAGATGGATGTGCCCGCGCCCACACGGGTGAGCCGCATGCCGCTGCCCGGGCTGAATGGCGGGGACTATGCGGCGCGGGCGTGGTGGGTCTTCTGGCAGGGAGGCCGCTACGCCTACGTCGCGGGCACGAGCGCGGGCCTCTACGTGGTGGACCTGAGCGATCCGGCTAGCCCGGTGCTGGTGAGCCGCCGCACGACCAGCGAGCTCGGCTTTGCCAATCACGCGACGAATGTCGTCTTCGCCGTGGGAAACCTGCTCGTCGTCACCGGTTCCCAGCCCGCGAGCGCGGACGCGAAAACGGGCATCGCCACCTTCGACATCAGCGATCCGGCGAATCCCGTGCTGCTCGATCACGTGAGCGAGCCCGCGGGCTACAGCAGCATGCTGAATGGCCACCGGATCTATACCACGCGCTCCAGCCCGGACGTGTGGAATATCTCCGACCCCACGAACATCACCCTCGAAGGCGAGATCCCCAACAGTGCCTCGAAGGGCGGCTACGGCGTCGTGCAGGACAATTTCTTCCTCTACGGCGCGTCGAACCGCTACCGGAAGATCGACGTGGGCGCGCCGCCCTTCACGCCCGTCCAGACGCATGCGCCCAGCGGCTTCGGCCAGCCGGACTGGGACTTCGCGATGCCGCTGGGAAATCTGGTCTTCATGGGGAACGATCACTCCGGCAGCGCGCTCATCGTCCACCAGACCGAGCCGGACACCACCGGCCCGGTGGTGAACATGGTGAATCCCGCACCCGACTCGCTGAACCGCGCTGTGACCAGCCGGGTCGGCCTGACCTTCACCGATGCCATCGACCTGCGCACCGTGGACTCCACCACCGTGGTCATCCGTCCGGTGGGCGGGCAGCCGCTGACGGGGCGCTACAGCCACCAGACGGGCATCGTGAATTTCTGGCCGGATGAGCCGCTCGAGCCCGATACCGCCTACCAGATCCATCTGCCCGCGGGCGGGGTGAAGGATTGGGCGGGGAATGGCCTGGCCACGGAACACACCAGCCTTTTTTCCACCGGCACCTCGCTCGCCGCGATCCTCGTGACGGCATCCGCCAGCGGACCGGCGACGACCGGTGAAGCGGTGAACTTCACCGCCACCGCGGAGGGACAGGGCACGATGGAGTATTCCTGGGACTTCGGCGATGGCACGCCCGCCACGGCCTACTCCAGCGATCCCGCGGCGACCCACACGTATGATGCACCGGGCCACTACGCGGTGACGGTGCAGGCGACGAATGGCACGATGACCCGGGGGAGATCGCTGGTGCAGACCGTCCATCGCCCGCTGATGCCGACCGCGCCCGTGGCCTCCTCGACCATCCTCCACCTGCCGGACACGGGGCAGGTGTGGTGCGTGAATCCGGATGCCGACACGGTCACGGCCATCGATGCATCCACCTTCGCGAAGCTCCACGAGACACCGGTGGGGCGACACCCTCGGACCCTCGCCAGAGCACCGGATGGGGACCTGTGGGTGGTGAATCAGGAAGACGCGACGATTTCCGTGCTGGCCACCGATGGCACGGCGCGGAGGGAGATCGCGCTGCCACGCGCGAGCCGACCCTACGGCATCGCCTTCAGCCCGGATGGCAGTGCCGCGTGGGTGACGACGGAGGGAACCGGAGAATTGCTGAAGCTCCACCCCGCGACCGGCGAGGTCCTGGCCACGATCATGCCCGGCGGGCCGTTGCGGGGCATCGCGATCGGGGGCGATCCCGCGCGGATCTTCGTGACCCGCTTCCTTTCCTCCGATGCAGGCGGCGAGGTCCATGAGATCGACCCGGCGACCATTGCGGTCGTGAGGACCATCCCGCTCGCGCCGGACGCCGGGCCGGATACCGAGGCGAGCGGCCGCGGCATCCCGAACTACCTGAGCGCCGCCGCCATCTCGCCCGACGGCCACTCACTGTGGTTGCCGTCGAAGAAGGACAATATCGCCCGAGGCCTCGCACGCGACGGCCAGCCGCTCACCTTTGAAAGCACCGTCCGCACGATCGTCTCGCGGATCGATCTCGCGACGAATGCCGAGATCCCCAACGGGCGGATCGATTTCAATGACCGCGACATGGCACAGGCCACCGCCTTCAGCCCGCGCGGCGACTTCGCCTTCATCGCGCTTCAGGGGTCGAACTCCGTCGATGTGATCGATGCCTACTCCGGCGATCTGGTGTCCGCCATCGAGACTGTGGGGCGCGCGCCGCAGGGACTCGCGATCGATCCCGCAGGCGGGAAGCTCTACGTGCAGAACTTCATGGATCGCACCATCGCCGTCCACGATGTCTCGGCGCTCACGTCATCCTCCGCGAATGCCGCGCCGCGCCTGGCGATCGTCCCGACCGTGGCGAACGAGCCGCAGGCTCCCGATGTCCTGCTGGGAAAGCGGATCTTCTACGACGCCACGGACCGCCGGATGAATCACGACGGATACATCAGTTGTGCGAGCTGCCATCTGGACGGCGGACACGACGCGCGGACGTGGGACTTCACCGACCGCGGCGAGGGCCTGCGGAATACGACCACGCTGCACGGTCGCGCCGGACTGGGTCACGGGCGGGTCCACTGGACTGCGAATTTCGACGAGATCCAGGACTTCGAGCACGATATCCGCGATGCCTTCGGCGGCTCGGGCTTCTTGACCGATGAGCAGTTTTCCACCGGCACGGTCTCGCAGCCGCTCGGCGATCCGAAGGCAGGCCTGAGCGCGGATCTCGACGCGCTCGCCGCCTATGTGTCGTCGCTCACGACGATCCACCCGAGTCCGCACCGCTCGCATGATGGATCGCTGACGGCTGAGGCAGTCACGGGGAAGAAGCACTTCGACCAACTCGGCTGCTACGCCTGCCATGGCGGATCCTCCTTCACGGATAGCGCCGGGGGACTGCTCCACGCGGTCGGAGCAGCAGGGAGCCGTGACACGCCGACGCTGAAAGGACTGTGGGAAACCCCGCCCTATCTCCACGATGGATCGGCGGCAACGCTCGCGGACGTCTTCATGAATGGCGAAGTCCACGGCGCGGCGCAACAGCTCTCGCCGGCACAGCGCGATGAACTGGCCGCCTATCTGCTGCAGCTCGGCGACGAAGACTCCACGCACGACTTCGGCCCGCTCGTCCGCCTGACCGAACCGGTGAATGGAGCACTCTACGCGGTGGGCGCGCCGGTCACGCTGGCGGTGCATGTCACGGACTTCCTCGGTCCGGTGGCGTCGGTGGAATACTTGCATGGCATGCAAGTGCTCGACGGAGCAAATAGCCCTCCATTCACCGGCACCTCGGGCGATCTGGCTGCGGGAGATCATTCCTTCCACGCGCGCATCCGCTTCGCATCCGGACTCACCACCGTCACCGGGCTCGTCACGGTGCGGGCGAGGGCGCACACCCCGCTGCCGACGGTGCGGGTGAATTTCCAGCCCGCGAGCGCCCCCATCCCGGAAGGCTATCTGGTGGACAGCGGCGAGGTCTTTGGCGACCGGGGGAACGGCTGGTCCTACGGATGGAATGCGCCCACCACGGCGACGCGCGACCGGAATTCCTCCGCATCGCCAGACCAGCGCTACGACACGCTGAATCACCTGCAGAACAGCGGCAATCCGGACGCCGTCTGGGAAATCGAACTGCCGAATGGCGGCTATCGAGTCCACATCGTCTCGGGCGATGCAATCGGCACGTCCGGGAATTTCTTCACCAAGGCGGAGGAGGTGCTGGTGGTGAATGGCGTCGCCACCTCCGCCCACCGCTGGGTGGAGGGCACGCAGGATGTGGCGCTCGCCGATGGACGCCTGACGGTCCGCAGCGCGCCGGGTGCCGCGGGCAACAAGATCTGCTTCATCGACATCGAGCCGCTGGGCCCCTCGACCGCCGGCACCGCCGTCTCCCTCGCCGCGCTGGCGCCCGCCACGGCGGAAGGCGCGGACGATCCGGCGACGATCCGCATTTCCAGAGCGGGAAAACTCACGGAAGACCTCGCGGTCCGACTGGGGATGAGCGGCACCGCGCAAGCGGGCATGGATTTCGCTGCTTTGCCTGACGTGGTTACGATCCCCGCGGGAGCCGCCCATTTGGATCTGCCCGTCACCGCGGTGGCCGACCCGGTCGCCGAGGGCGAGGAAAGCGTCACGCTCTCGCTCCTGGATGACCCCGGCTACGTCGCGGGCGAGAGCACGACCGCCACGGTGATGATTTCCGATCCTCCCTTCGATGCCTGGCGCTTCGCCAGCTTCCGTGCGCTGGAGCGGGCAGATCCGCTCGTCAGCGGCTTCGAGTCCGTCCCCTTCCCCGGCGGCATCGCGAATGGCCTCGCCTACGCGCTCGGGCTCGATCCCGCAGCGGCCACGCCCGCGATGCTCCCCCGACCCCGGTCCCACGACGGGAGATTCGCGCTCAGCTTCAAGCGCCCCGCTGGCCTTCCCGGCGTATCGTATCAGGTCGAGTCCAGCACCACGCTGGCCCCGCCTTGGCAGTCCGTCCCGCCCGAGGACTGGATCATCCAGCCCCACGAAGACGGCACGGAAACGATCATCGTCCGCGATCCCCTGCTCCCCGGAGAAAGCCCCGGCCTCTTTCTCCGGCTGAAAGTGACCCCGGAGTAG
- a CDS encoding AAA family ATPase, with protein MSTTAFTEGDTLAGFASRLDAMIAAMPEDDAAGVESAAAVPTPRCTWHPIYSAHGWPNRYTGELDEATGGEWLASIALLRPVIESGGIGLLHGKRGAGKTRMAAEIARSGSFPLDRTAGAKLTGGPVEARRTAVYRTAMGFFLDVRATYKKDARETERDVIEELKRPGLLVIDELQERGETAFENRLLTHLIDARYGAMLPTIIIANLTAAELGESLGASVVDRVYENGKRIDFTWNSYRRAER; from the coding sequence ATGAGCACGACGGCATTCACGGAGGGAGACACCCTCGCAGGCTTCGCCAGCCGACTCGATGCGATGATTGCGGCCATGCCGGAAGACGATGCTGCCGGGGTAGAGAGCGCCGCTGCGGTGCCGACGCCGCGTTGCACCTGGCACCCGATCTATTCGGCCCATGGCTGGCCGAACCGCTACACCGGCGAACTCGATGAAGCGACCGGCGGCGAATGGCTCGCATCGATCGCGCTGCTCCGCCCGGTGATCGAGAGCGGGGGCATCGGCCTGCTGCACGGCAAGCGCGGTGCGGGAAAGACGCGCATGGCGGCAGAGATCGCGCGCAGCGGTAGCTTCCCGCTGGATCGCACGGCGGGCGCGAAGCTCACCGGCGGGCCGGTGGAGGCGCGGCGCACGGCGGTCTATCGCACGGCCATGGGCTTCTTCCTCGACGTGAGGGCTACATACAAGAAGGACGCCCGGGAAACCGAGCGGGACGTGATCGAGGAGCTGAAGCGGCCCGGCCTGCTGGTCATCGACGAGCTGCAGGAGCGGGGAGAGACGGCCTTCGAGAACCGGCTGCTGACGCACCTGATCGATGCGCGCTACGGCGCGATGCTGCCGACGATCATCATCGCGAACCTGACGGCGGCAGAACTCGGCGAGTCGCTCGGGGCCTCGGTCGTGGACCGGGTGTACGAGAATGGAAAGAGGATCGATTTCACATGGAACAGCTACAGGAGGGCGGAACGATGA
- a CDS encoding lambda exonuclease family protein — translation MEQRTEQWFRARAGRPTASQFSRIVTPTGKDSEQWDDFALELVAQCIRPDEVEWTGNRHTDRGEELEPAARDLFREMMDLDVREVGFITRADEVIGCSPDALVYQRGAAHPLAGLEIKCPLAKHHARYLVEGVLPDAYRAQVHGSMAVTGLRWWYFMSYCPGLVPFVLRVEWDSYTDKLAGALDRFLVFYAERRKQVLPVLLGKEAA, via the coding sequence ATGGAGCAGCGCACGGAGCAGTGGTTCCGTGCGCGGGCCGGGCGGCCGACCGCGAGCCAGTTCTCGCGGATCGTCACGCCGACCGGAAAGGACTCGGAGCAATGGGACGACTTCGCCCTGGAGCTGGTGGCGCAATGCATCCGCCCCGACGAGGTCGAGTGGACGGGAAACCGGCACACCGACCGCGGCGAGGAACTGGAACCGGCGGCGCGCGATCTCTTCCGCGAGATGATGGACCTCGACGTGCGCGAGGTCGGCTTCATCACGCGGGCCGACGAGGTGATCGGCTGCTCGCCGGACGCGCTGGTCTATCAGCGCGGCGCGGCCCATCCGCTGGCCGGGCTGGAGATCAAGTGCCCGCTGGCGAAGCACCACGCGCGCTATCTCGTCGAAGGCGTGCTGCCCGATGCCTACCGCGCGCAGGTGCACGGCAGCATGGCGGTGACCGGCCTGCGTTGGTGGTATTTCATGAGCTACTGCCCCGGGCTGGTGCCCTTCGTCCTCCGGGTCGAGTGGGACAGCTACACCGACAAGCTGGCCGGCGCGCTCGACCGCTTCCTCGTGTTCTACGCGGAACGGCGGAAGCAGGTGCTTCCGGTGCTGCTGGGAAAGGAGGCTGCGTGA
- a CDS encoding RusA family crossover junction endodeoxyribonuclease: protein MIAFHLPITPPKATSQGAGKRILVKDGKPMFFKNRKATSAENDLTLLCSRHVPREPMDGPLSLSIDFVFPWRASEPKKRIALGRVPHTSKPDCSNLVKMIEDCLTRLQFWKDDSQVADLRVTKAWGKAVGIYVAIRPLPSEPAPAGSPGKSDPTEPVHG, encoded by the coding sequence ATGATTGCTTTCCATCTTCCCATCACCCCGCCCAAGGCGACGAGCCAAGGCGCGGGGAAGCGGATCCTAGTGAAGGACGGCAAGCCGATGTTCTTCAAGAACAGGAAGGCGACCAGCGCGGAGAACGACCTCACCTTGCTCTGCTCGCGGCACGTGCCCCGCGAGCCGATGGACGGGCCGCTGAGCCTGAGCATCGACTTCGTTTTCCCGTGGCGTGCCTCGGAGCCGAAAAAGCGCATCGCCCTGGGGCGCGTGCCGCACACGTCCAAGCCCGACTGCTCGAACCTCGTGAAGATGATCGAGGACTGCCTGACCAGGCTGCAGTTCTGGAAGGACGACAGCCAGGTCGCCGACCTCCGCGTCACGAAGGCGTGGGGGAAGGCGGTGGGGATCTACGTGGCGATCCGGCCCCTCCCATCCGAACCCGCACCGGCGGGCAGCCCCGGCAAATCCGACCCGACCGAACCCGTCCATGGCTGA
- a CDS encoding DUF4394 domain-containing protein, protein MIFPAIASGLLATSASAVTIYTIGSDNSFYSFDSAVPSVVTQVGAAGSAAGYVDLDVYGANGSLYGITASGSGASINLSTGASSGGWTPNTNPITGAVNAFDFNPAADRVRVISNGGTNNYRVQPDFASAPQTITNPGGVTVDGGFNFTSSTGTLRPGIFVLGAGYTNPGNNPASTILYTLSSDGFLNSHTTPAGSFGDGVAIGAAGLGFTPTGSGFDIDLEGIGYAIANSDGVSNLYAIDLTTGVGTLVGAVGTTTGLTFNGLAAVPEPSTALLGALAGLALLRRRRI, encoded by the coding sequence TTGATTTTCCCCGCCATTGCCTCGGGCCTCCTCGCGACATCGGCTAGTGCCGTCACGATTTACACCATCGGCAGCGACAACTCCTTTTACTCGTTCGACTCGGCAGTTCCTTCCGTGGTCACCCAAGTGGGTGCTGCCGGATCTGCCGCCGGCTATGTTGATCTCGATGTATATGGAGCGAATGGATCGCTGTATGGCATCACTGCCAGCGGATCAGGAGCCAGCATCAACCTCTCGACCGGAGCCAGTTCCGGAGGGTGGACCCCGAACACCAATCCGATCACGGGTGCCGTCAATGCATTCGACTTCAATCCGGCTGCTGACCGAGTCCGTGTGATTTCCAATGGAGGAACCAACAACTATCGCGTCCAACCGGATTTCGCCTCCGCTCCTCAGACTATCACCAATCCGGGCGGGGTCACAGTGGATGGGGGATTCAATTTCACCTCCTCCACGGGTACGCTTCGCCCGGGAATTTTCGTTCTTGGGGCGGGCTACACCAACCCCGGTAATAATCCGGCCTCCACGATCCTCTATACGCTCTCCTCGGACGGCTTTCTGAATTCGCACACTACCCCCGCGGGATCATTCGGCGATGGTGTTGCCATCGGTGCCGCGGGCTTGGGATTCACTCCAACGGGTAGTGGCTTTGACATCGACCTAGAGGGGATCGGCTACGCAATCGCCAACTCGGACGGTGTGAGCAATCTCTACGCGATCGATCTCACGACTGGCGTGGGCACACTGGTGGGCGCTGTGGGCACTACCACCGGTCTCACCTTCAACGGATTGGCTGCGGTTCCAGAGCCATCGACCGCTCTCCTGGGCGCTTTGGCCGGTCTTGCTCTTCTTCGACGTCGCCGAATCTGA
- a CDS encoding tyrosine-type recombinase/integrase, whose protein sequence is METVTFGTAIVRIYGRSNGKWEVKWREAGRGRSTTKTNKEEALAVAKAQARKLDGASGKQWVTAGEADLLKKVKALAGERSPFMWLDKVEEAINASGGLSELHEAANSYALARAKEFVSRSFADLYDRLEDEYRSHRRSETWKTIRTELKPFRDEIGSLLVESISPENVAEWCGRGNPSPRTYNNRRSIWGTALGRARDLGWINLHARTAAEISPKRREAKKSPTVWSPQNGRQILALLREKHPDLVAYFALQCWGGLRPSEAQDIEWRDIGEPSGYIHVRHEVAGKLSAERFAPIQSNLKAILESLPDIENRHSEGRSVYHRRRDIARLATFPAPLNAATRLAEAVIASGVVNKWPNDVCRHSFCTYRLASTKAIGAVAEEAGNSEAVIRNNYRKPVPKEMGEEWFEIL, encoded by the coding sequence GTGGAGACGGTGACTTTTGGTACGGCAATTGTCCGGATTTACGGCCGGAGTAACGGCAAGTGGGAGGTGAAATGGCGAGAGGCAGGGCGCGGTCGCAGCACCACGAAGACGAACAAGGAGGAGGCGCTAGCAGTAGCTAAAGCCCAAGCGAGGAAGCTCGATGGCGCGTCCGGGAAGCAGTGGGTCACTGCCGGCGAAGCTGATCTTCTCAAGAAGGTGAAAGCGCTCGCAGGGGAACGCTCCCCGTTCATGTGGCTCGACAAGGTGGAAGAGGCAATCAACGCCTCGGGCGGACTCAGCGAACTTCATGAAGCAGCCAATTCTTATGCGCTGGCGAGAGCTAAAGAATTTGTCAGCCGTAGCTTTGCCGACCTGTATGACCGCTTGGAGGACGAGTATCGATCTCACCGGCGAAGCGAAACTTGGAAAACGATTCGAACTGAACTCAAACCATTCAGAGACGAAATCGGATCTCTGCTCGTCGAAAGCATCAGCCCGGAAAATGTTGCCGAATGGTGCGGGCGGGGAAACCCATCTCCCAGGACATACAACAACCGGCGCTCGATTTGGGGCACTGCCCTTGGACGAGCGCGTGATCTCGGATGGATCAATCTTCACGCCCGCACCGCAGCTGAGATCTCGCCCAAGCGCCGTGAGGCGAAGAAATCACCAACTGTCTGGTCTCCCCAAAATGGGCGTCAAATTCTCGCGCTGCTACGCGAGAAGCATCCTGATCTGGTCGCATATTTCGCCCTTCAATGTTGGGGTGGACTGCGGCCTTCCGAGGCACAGGACATCGAGTGGCGCGACATTGGCGAACCGAGTGGCTACATCCACGTGAGGCATGAAGTGGCCGGCAAATTAAGCGCAGAGCGGTTCGCTCCGATTCAGTCGAACCTGAAGGCGATTCTCGAATCCCTACCCGACATCGAGAATCGTCATTCCGAAGGTAGATCAGTCTATCATCGCCGCCGAGATATTGCGCGCTTGGCCACTTTTCCAGCTCCCTTGAACGCTGCGACAAGACTGGCTGAGGCTGTAATCGCTTCTGGAGTGGTGAACAAATGGCCAAACGACGTGTGTCGCCATTCCTTCTGCACCTACCGCCTCGCATCCACAAAAGCCATCGGGGCCGTTGCCGAGGAGGCGGGAAACAGTGAAGCAGTGATCCGAAACAACTACCGCAAGCCGGTGCCAAAGGAAATGGGCGAGGAATGGTTTGAGATCCTATGA
- a CDS encoding helix-turn-helix domain-containing protein, whose amino-acid sequence MDLSRGIGKSSPPGVASLGYLLLSAGDSSTFFGKQRAFQDSFDIVAKLETTCFRSLTKACFIRSREVDLRVKYGVHVVSGFSRVAIYEGTFVASRDICNKKVASRDFLSKVDFMDSHFEGGALRAWRKEKGLSREEIGELCGVSASTVHNWESGRNKPHGKAAETVERLIAGEIAVTPLTPLEGRLLSELQSRRGFASREELLKALVLESIVLDQLPSPQKNGKNNAGK is encoded by the coding sequence TTGGATCTTTCCCGAGGAATCGGCAAATCGTCGCCACCGGGAGTAGCTTCACTTGGCTACCTCCTTCTCAGTGCTGGTGATTCGAGTACTTTCTTCGGAAAACAGCGCGCGTTTCAGGACAGCTTCGATATAGTCGCCAAGCTTGAGACCACGTGCTTTCGCAGCCTGACGAAGGCGTGTTTCATCCGAAGCCGTGAGGTGGATCTGCGGGTCAAATACGGAGTTCATGTGGTGAGCGGTTTTTCGCGAGTCGCGATTTATGAAGGGACGTTTGTAGCGAGTCGCGACATCTGCAACAAAAAAGTTGCGAGTCGCGACTTTTTATCTAAAGTCGACTTTATGGATTCACACTTTGAGGGCGGTGCGCTTCGTGCCTGGCGAAAGGAAAAGGGGCTTTCTCGCGAAGAGATTGGGGAGCTGTGCGGCGTCAGCGCTTCGACCGTCCATAACTGGGAAAGCGGTCGGAACAAGCCTCACGGGAAGGCAGCAGAAACAGTTGAGAGATTGATTGCCGGCGAGATCGCAGTGACCCCACTCACCCCTCTTGAGGGAAGGTTGCTTTCCGAACTTCAGAGCCGCCGCGGATTCGCGAGTCGCGAAGAGCTACTTAAGGCTTTAGTCCTAGAATCCATCGTTCTTGACCAGCTCCCTTCCCCCCAAAAAAACGGCAAGAATAATGCCGGGAAATAA